The following proteins are co-located in the uncultured Draconibacterium sp. genome:
- a CDS encoding BACON domain-containing carbohydrate-binding protein, whose amino-acid sequence MVLGISALFSSCKDDKEEFLIPIIDVINPDIYVGYAEGDTLIEFSSNVILYANVEKSAKDWLSVRYEDNCKTMYVQFLENDITDERVGQITLSKNGVEEVLTITQEANPVGGGAKIIDLNFSIDNSSGYTILSVSSDEVAKIPIGATVLLKCPSDDGTVSLLNPATYAEYVGGSPVNGEFKFVWTLEMAGITASSGMMAILRDGFDVESMYCAYQKTDLVFNVGDMGGYNAFTATPEEAAKIPIGATVVLVCPSNTGTISFLNTATYAEYAGGSPVGGKFAFKWTQEIADIATTGGIIAILRDGFDVSGFYSINMQSELDFAIGDMGGYTALTATAEEAAKIPIGATVVLVCSADAGSVRFLNTADYSEYASGSPINGRFTFVWTKDMAEITRAGVIAILSNGFDVTSMYCQN is encoded by the coding sequence ATGGTGCTTGGAATATCGGCGCTGTTCTCATCGTGCAAAGATGATAAAGAAGAGTTTCTCATTCCTATAATTGATGTAATTAATCCAGATATATACGTGGGATATGCTGAGGGAGATACCCTTATAGAGTTTTCATCCAATGTAATACTTTATGCAAATGTTGAAAAATCAGCTAAAGATTGGTTATCTGTTCGTTATGAAGATAACTGTAAAACCATGTACGTTCAGTTTCTGGAAAACGATATCACTGATGAACGAGTAGGGCAAATCACCTTATCAAAAAATGGAGTTGAAGAGGTTCTTACCATTACACAGGAAGCAAATCCAGTTGGTGGTGGTGCGAAAATAATAGATTTGAATTTCAGCATTGATAATTCAAGCGGTTATACCATCTTATCTGTCTCCTCTGATGAAGTGGCAAAAATACCGATTGGGGCAACAGTTCTGTTAAAATGCCCAAGTGATGATGGTACGGTTTCCTTACTTAATCCGGCAACTTATGCCGAATATGTTGGAGGTAGTCCAGTAAATGGTGAATTTAAATTTGTATGGACACTGGAAATGGCAGGTATTACAGCTAGCTCAGGAATGATGGCAATCTTACGCGATGGATTTGATGTTGAGTCGATGTATTGCGCTTATCAAAAAACAGACTTAGTGTTTAATGTTGGCGATATGGGTGGTTATAACGCTTTTACTGCTACTCCCGAAGAGGCTGCCAAAATTCCAATTGGTGCAACGGTAGTTCTCGTATGTCCGAGCAATACCGGTACAATCTCCTTCTTAAATACGGCAACCTATGCTGAATATGCCGGCGGTAGCCCGGTAGGTGGCAAATTTGCTTTCAAATGGACACAAGAAATCGCCGACATTGCCACTACAGGAGGCATAATAGCAATACTTCGCGATGGCTTTGATGTTAGCGGCTTTTACTCTATAAACATGCAATCGGAGTTAGATTTTGCAATCGGCGATATGGGTGGTTATACTGCTCTAACCGCTACTGCCGAAGAAGCTGCCAAAATTCCAATTGGTGCAACGGTAGTTCTCGTATGTTCTGCTGATGCCGGTTCCGTGAGATTTTTGAACACTGCCGACTATTCTGAGTATGCTAGTGGAAGCCCTATCAATGGGAGGTTCACATTCGTTTGGACGAAGGATATGGCGGAAATTACACGCGCAGGCGTGATAGCCATTTTGAGCAATGGATTCGACGTCACAAGCATGTATTGTCAAAACTAG
- a CDS encoding RagB/SusD family nutrient uptake outer membrane protein: MKKNIIVFLLSLTGLLSCNVEDDLVIPQHGVLSVEDTYTNADDEEATAFIASVYHKLRGNNWDVFSTYYYSLYGTGYYSVRHRMEQMSGDFSDYFSYSESASAFTYSMLWSYYYSIIYHCSMIVEHLPANNVASAETKERVIAEARAIRSIMMMYLVQLWGNPPLADHILNGSEGNTPASESWDFIETELAAAAELLPSKSGLGGQSEIGGRITREAVYAYLGKAYLWQKKYNEAASVLYSKVISTNLYDLVPDFTALNSYTSDFCDEYLWEIETHFDNNYATSQAGRLEVVYNWSSGIHYPAEIYSGAGYGLTACASKSFGNFMDSHDITAGGAKSTRYRGTIASYEDLLDESIFTYPGEKGVATRVDDGEGYWRMKSIPRTENTYGEAFWHGTFLHNNLCFMRYAEVLLNYAEAVAMGGSEGTLSGLGALNLVRERAGLDDALALDMDNEEYGIKAERRAELYYENSRFIDLVRWGDAASVLASVGKVKPTFFGYVNGQNSVPQSKENWRIEYAQTTGEGFKSGQHELFPIPASDKNSNPNLVQNPNW; encoded by the coding sequence ATGAAAAAAAATATTATTGTTTTTTTATTATCGTTGACCGGATTACTATCCTGTAACGTAGAAGATGACCTGGTGATTCCACAACATGGAGTGTTGTCGGTTGAAGATACCTATACAAATGCTGATGATGAAGAAGCAACAGCATTCATTGCTTCAGTTTACCACAAACTGAGAGGTAATAACTGGGACGTATTTAGCACTTATTATTATTCGTTGTATGGTACCGGCTATTACAGTGTCAGACATCGTATGGAGCAGATGTCTGGAGATTTCTCCGATTATTTTTCGTATTCGGAGTCGGCTTCAGCTTTTACTTATAGCATGTTGTGGTCTTATTATTACAGCATAATATACCACTGCAGCATGATTGTTGAACACCTGCCTGCCAATAATGTTGCCTCGGCAGAAACAAAGGAACGTGTTATTGCAGAAGCGCGTGCCATACGGTCCATCATGATGATGTATTTGGTTCAATTATGGGGAAATCCACCGCTTGCCGATCATATTTTAAATGGCAGTGAAGGCAATACGCCTGCTTCTGAATCGTGGGATTTTATCGAAACCGAGTTAGCTGCAGCGGCTGAATTATTACCATCCAAATCAGGTTTGGGCGGGCAGAGCGAAATAGGAGGCCGTATAACGAGGGAAGCTGTATATGCCTATTTGGGCAAGGCATATTTATGGCAAAAAAAGTACAACGAGGCCGCGTCAGTCCTGTACTCAAAAGTTATTTCTACAAACCTATACGACCTTGTTCCCGATTTCACGGCATTGAATAGTTATACGAGTGATTTTTGTGACGAGTATTTGTGGGAAATTGAAACTCATTTCGACAACAATTATGCAACCTCACAAGCTGGTCGATTGGAAGTTGTCTATAACTGGAGTTCAGGCATTCACTATCCTGCAGAAATTTATAGTGGAGCAGGATATGGTTTAACAGCATGTGCGTCAAAATCATTCGGCAACTTTATGGATTCACATGATATAACAGCAGGTGGCGCAAAGTCAACTCGCTATAGGGGAACAATAGCGAGTTATGAAGACTTATTGGATGAATCTATATTTACTTACCCCGGGGAAAAAGGTGTGGCTACAAGAGTTGATGACGGCGAGGGGTATTGGCGTATGAAATCGATACCTCGAACGGAAAACACTTATGGAGAAGCTTTTTGGCACGGAACATTTTTGCATAACAACCTCTGCTTTATGAGATATGCCGAGGTGCTCTTAAATTATGCCGAGGCTGTTGCGATGGGAGGTTCAGAAGGAACTCTTTCAGGATTGGGTGCTTTGAACTTGGTTCGTGAGCGAGCTGGTTTGGATGATGCTCTGGCTCTTGATATGGACAATGAAGAATATGGGATTAAAGCAGAAAGACGAGCAGAGCTTTACTATGAAAACTCCAGGTTTATTGATCTTGTCCGATGGGGAGATGCAGCATCGGTTCTTGCTTCGGTTGGTAAGGTAAAACCAACGTTCTTTGGTTATGTAAATGGCCAGAACAGCGTACCACAAAGCAAGGAAAACTGGAGAATTGAATACGCCCAAACAACAGGCGAAGGTTTTAAATCAGGTCAACACGAACTTTTTCCGATACCGGCATCAGATAAAAACTCGAATCCTAACCTGGTTCAAAATCCTAATTGGTAA
- a CDS encoding SusC/RagA family TonB-linked outer membrane protein has translation MQTLIGRTKYWRPDLTRYIQLESKGGSDKGSFYLSLSYLDYDGIVKSSKDSYQRITAQFNASYKIKSWLEVGTTNSIERVKLGTISEGSISNGAALSTMYVFDPLTPVTYEDGIVGASSLVQNALNNGYEPMKDPESGNYFGTSYWVPNFGNPIAEIYKNTNTDKRFRVNGTFYANIEPVKNLIVTSRLGYRLNNTRIHSYTPAFWAATESYAQTLMLSEEQRALEYLQWENFVNYNFSLKKNDFSIMAGTSYIDYTNSNVLGSTDAVERTLPNYLYLDYSTTSANDLIQGNEIRNSQLAYFGRIGWSYDNRYNIQVNFRADAYDNSKLDKDNAWGYFPSVSAGWTLSEEQFMKGINSDILSQVKLRASYGKNGSISNLGNYMYASSLLTGNYYYTNNQLYTGVYPSQFLANPELRWEESVQFDAGLDVRLFKSKLSMSLDYYDKNTDGLLIQSVAPLTTGTNYVFQNVGVVNNKGFEFDLEWNDKIGKDLRYGLKGNIAFLSNKVTEYKGEGVRIDGAKLGGTTGNVTFFEEGHSVWYLRGYKVTGIDSDTGAPIYADLDNSGTITENDKTDIGSAIPDFTYGVTFTASYKNFDLLVLGSGASGGKLMYAASWDNKPEFNRPKFLYDERWTSDNPNAPRPSALYQTDAKYLASDAMVFDASYFKIKQIQLGYNIPQKLLQKINVMSLRAFVSLDDFFVFTKYPGQDPEVRSALPNAMAIDPGRYPATKTVMFGINLSF, from the coding sequence TTGCAGACACTGATTGGCAGGACGAAGTACTGGAGACCGGATTTAACCAGGTACATACAGTTGGAGTCGAAGGGGGGAAGCGATAAGGGTTCTTTCTACTTGTCATTGAGCTATTTGGATTATGACGGGATAGTGAAATCGTCCAAAGATTCTTACCAACGAATAACGGCGCAATTTAATGCTTCGTACAAAATAAAGAGTTGGTTGGAAGTTGGTACCACAAACTCAATCGAAAGAGTCAAGTTGGGAACAATTTCAGAGGGTAGCATTTCAAATGGAGCAGCATTGAGCACCATGTATGTTTTTGACCCACTCACACCTGTTACATATGAAGATGGTATTGTTGGGGCTTCTTCTCTTGTTCAGAATGCACTAAATAATGGTTATGAACCCATGAAGGATCCCGAATCAGGCAACTATTTCGGAACTTCGTACTGGGTTCCGAATTTTGGCAACCCTATTGCCGAAATCTATAAAAATACGAATACAGATAAAAGGTTCAGGGTCAACGGAACTTTTTATGCCAATATAGAGCCGGTTAAAAACCTTATCGTAACTTCAAGGTTAGGTTATAGGTTAAATAATACCCGTATTCATAGCTATACTCCCGCATTCTGGGCTGCCACGGAGAGTTATGCACAAACTTTAATGCTTTCAGAGGAGCAACGAGCTTTAGAATATCTTCAGTGGGAGAACTTTGTAAATTATAATTTCAGCCTGAAGAAAAACGATTTTTCAATTATGGCAGGTACGTCATATATTGACTACACCAATTCGAATGTACTCGGATCGACCGATGCTGTGGAGAGGACCCTGCCCAATTACCTTTATTTAGATTATTCGACCACATCAGCCAATGATTTAATCCAGGGAAATGAGATAAGAAATTCACAGTTGGCTTATTTTGGCCGGATTGGATGGAGTTATGATAACCGGTACAACATTCAGGTCAATTTTAGAGCCGACGCTTATGATAATTCTAAGCTTGATAAAGATAACGCGTGGGGGTATTTCCCATCAGTTTCAGCGGGCTGGACACTATCGGAAGAACAGTTTATGAAAGGCATCAATTCAGATATCCTTTCACAGGTTAAACTAAGAGCTTCCTATGGTAAAAATGGCAGTATTAGCAATTTAGGAAATTATATGTATGCCTCCAGTCTTCTCACGGGGAATTATTACTATACCAACAACCAGTTATATACAGGTGTGTATCCCAGCCAGTTTCTTGCCAATCCTGAATTAAGATGGGAAGAATCTGTGCAGTTTGATGCCGGTCTTGATGTAAGGCTCTTTAAGAGTAAACTGTCCATGTCGTTAGATTATTACGACAAAAATACGGATGGGTTATTGATTCAGTCGGTTGCGCCTCTGACAACCGGCACAAATTACGTTTTTCAAAATGTTGGTGTTGTAAACAATAAAGGGTTTGAATTTGACCTTGAATGGAACGACAAAATTGGCAAAGACCTAAGGTACGGCCTGAAAGGAAACATTGCATTTCTTTCAAATAAGGTGACTGAATATAAAGGAGAAGGAGTACGAATTGATGGTGCAAAATTAGGTGGAACTACAGGTAATGTTACTTTTTTTGAGGAAGGTCATTCAGTTTGGTATCTCAGAGGATATAAAGTAACGGGCATCGATAGTGATACCGGAGCGCCAATATATGCCGACTTAGACAATTCAGGGACAATTACAGAAAATGATAAAACCGACATTGGAAGTGCAATTCCCGATTTTACGTATGGTGTAACATTTACGGCAAGCTATAAAAATTTCGATTTGCTGGTGTTAGGGTCAGGAGCTTCAGGCGGGAAGTTAATGTATGCCGCTTCCTGGGATAATAAGCCGGAATTTAACCGCCCCAAATTCCTGTATGACGAGCGTTGGACTTCAGATAACCCCAATGCACCCCGACCATCGGCCCTGTATCAAACAGATGCGAAATACCTGGCCTCTGATGCGATGGTTTTCGATGCTTCTTATTTTAAAATTAAACAAATCCAACTGGGCTATAATATTCCCCAAAAATTATTGCAAAAGATAAATGTGATGTCGTTGCGGGCTTTTGTATCCTTAGATGATTTCTTTGTATTTACAAAGTATCCCGGACAAGACCCCGAGGTACGTTCAGCATTACCAAACGCAATGGCAATCGATCCGGGTAGATATCCTGCAACAAAAACCGTTATGTTCGGAATCAACCTAAGTTTTTAA
- a CDS encoding TonB-dependent receptor plug domain-containing protein: MANRSTTDAVSALQGKVAGVQVISTSSAPGAPSTLRVRGFSSNGNSDPLFIVDGLKVDNIDYLDPESIESMEVLKDAASAAIYGAEAGNGVVLISTKIGKKSDGRFFYNNKFSLVQASNKADLLNANEYIQFIKEAGYSEQLINDYYYNNPSSYVNNKLADTDWQDEVLETGFNQVHTVGVEGGKR; this comes from the coding sequence TTGGCAAACCGGTCAACAACTGATGCTGTTTCAGCGCTTCAGGGTAAGGTCGCCGGTGTACAAGTAATATCAACATCAAGTGCTCCCGGTGCGCCTTCGACCCTACGCGTACGTGGTTTTTCTTCTAACGGAAATTCAGACCCATTATTTATCGTTGACGGACTTAAAGTTGATAATATAGACTACCTCGATCCGGAAAGTATTGAGAGTATGGAGGTGTTGAAAGATGCTGCTTCTGCTGCAATTTATGGCGCTGAAGCAGGTAATGGAGTGGTATTAATTTCAACCAAGATCGGAAAAAAATCTGATGGGAGGTTTTTCTATAACAACAAATTCTCCCTCGTGCAGGCATCAAACAAGGCCGATTTATTAAATGCAAACGAGTACATTCAATTTATTAAAGAGGCAGGGTATTCAGAACAGTTAATAAACGACTATTATTACAATAACCCCTCCTCATACGTAAATAACAAGCTTGCAGACACTGATTGGCAGGACGAAGTACTGGAGACCGGATTTAACCAGGTACATACAGTTGGAGTCGAAGGGGGGAAGCGATAA
- a CDS encoding carboxypeptidase-like regulatory domain-containing protein — MKLLSFLLFLSVASIASTTYSQQTKFTMSFENITVEQVFQKVEENSEFIFLYSEKSVDLKREVNISVEDKTIEDILDQLLKGTRNYYEISDRQISILEKKVEPSSIKTSTPEKVKEQEQKKTISGKVTDSKGEPLPGVTVIVKGTTIGITTDFDGNYTLEIPEDAQILSFSFIGMKTQEITLDGQSQINIQMIEENIGLEEVVAIGYGVQKKSNVTGGNFQCKVRRLGKPVNN, encoded by the coding sequence ATGAAATTACTTAGCTTTCTGTTGTTCTTGTCGGTTGCTTCAATAGCTTCCACAACGTACTCGCAGCAGACTAAATTCACGATGAGTTTTGAGAATATCACTGTTGAACAAGTATTTCAGAAGGTCGAAGAAAATAGCGAATTTATTTTTCTCTATAGCGAAAAATCAGTTGACTTAAAAAGGGAAGTTAATATTTCGGTTGAAGATAAAACAATAGAAGATATTTTAGATCAGTTGCTTAAAGGTACTCGAAATTATTATGAAATTAGCGACAGGCAAATATCTATATTAGAAAAGAAAGTTGAGCCTTCTTCTATAAAAACGAGTACGCCTGAAAAGGTAAAAGAACAAGAACAAAAGAAAACTATTTCAGGAAAAGTAACCGATTCAAAAGGCGAACCACTTCCCGGAGTTACTGTAATTGTTAAAGGAACAACTATTGGGATCACTACCGATTTTGATGGGAATTACACTCTTGAAATTCCGGAAGATGCTCAAATCTTATCCTTCTCATTTATTGGAATGAAAACTCAGGAAATTACACTGGATGGGCAAAGTCAGATTAACATCCAAATGATAGAGGAAAACATTGGTCTTGAAGAAGTAGTCGCTATTGGTTACGGTGTTCAAAAGAAAAGCAATGTTACCGGCGGCAATTTCCAGTGTAAAGTCAGAAGACTTGGCAAACCGGTCAACAACTGA